The following nucleotide sequence is from Pagrus major chromosome 16, Pma_NU_1.0.
ACACTTGtgacccatttttttttatttttacgtCGACAGTAAAAACCAACAGGCTCAGATCTGAGAGCAGGGTAAGACGGTGGGAAAGTTGTGAGGGACGTCATAGTTTGTTTAGGTATTTGTATGGGATTTGTTGATATTATGCAAACTATAGAGCAATAAcagccttatcctttaagtagcctacagaacaaaaaaagtctCCTCATGATTGTGACATGTCTCAAAGCAAAGAAAGGGAAGTTAAGATTTAAGTTTTTCCTTTAATGCGTCTCAAACAGGGTCTCACCTTGATGATGTCGAATTGTACCTGTGCCTCTGTCCAGCACCAATATCTACATATATAAAACCTTCTACAAATCCAAATTCTGTGGACATAAAAGccaatttttccttttttatttcaacccAACCTGGCCCAGTTAGGGATCTTTAACACTTGAATCTGACCAAAGTCCtcaaaaattcagaattttcttAAATAATGTCAGAAGGAAATCCAGTCTTATTCTGACACGTGCAATGAATCTCTTTCATGCAAATAATCACAAGTTAGAGTCGTTAGCACTGCTTTTACATTTGTGTTCCCTGGATATTCAGATATTCAGTTTCTACATCCCTTCTGTATTTAGAGTACAGTTTATTTCTTCTAGTTCTTGTAGGCAGTGTTGGACAGTGTGGCACTTGAGATATTTGATGATCCGTGTGTTCATGTCCTTAATTAAATCTAGAAGTTGTCCGGCTGGTCCCTATGTAATAGAGCACTAGTATTTTGATGGgaaatttctctttttttatcccTATACCAagcccccttttttttgtttgttttttcctcccgAGGATTTAAAGACACGGGTGAAATGATATTTTTGGGTAAACAGTCTTTTCAGAGTTACTAGAATGTAGACGTGGAATCGTTGCTACAACCTGTCGGCCTCATTTATGCAGAGGAGTGATCCATTGTCACTGtgaattcttttctttttcatttttgataataaaataaatgctaATTTTTTATATACGGTCTCTGAGTTGCTGATTTGGATTTTTATTCCTTGAACTAATATATAGATATGCTGAGTTGTGCTATCTGGAGAGAAAAAGTTGTATCGTTGCATCTGTAGTTGCAGCATCTTTAACATATTGCAGTGTTACAGATCCCCTCCGCTCATGTATTAAGGCATATaaagaaaatgtctaaaaagtacaaatactggGTCGCcatttagctcagttggtagagcaggcgtcccaaGTACAGAGGCTTTGTCGTCGCTGCAGCGGCCCCGGGTTTgagtcccggcctggggctcTTTACTGcgtgtcactccccctctctctcatcctgtttcctctcTACCTTGAGCCtgttctatcaataaagccatataaaggccaaaaaagtacttgaaataaataattctgtacttcagtagatgtttcaagtatctgtacttaagtatttatttctcaactatctttgtggtgcgtttaggaacagctgggacaaatcctactgattctacctttaactttaatagtctttaaATTATATTAGTATGATGTGAGCTTCAGTTTGCTTTGACCAGAAATggctggtagaaatgtccttcagagggatacgAGTTaaaaagttgaatcagtacttctactttagtgattatactttttttttgtcttcaaaaaGTCCGTCCTCGGTGCCggtgcactggaggcttcagcTTTCCACATCACACCTAATGTATTCTGAATATACTGAACCAGGGTTGGCTCGTAAcgtatttgtgatgtcacaaatcgtGCTCGCAGGTccaactcttaaaatcagattttcagtgaGCACAAAGAAGATTTACACTTTCAGctatgaatgtgaaaacagatgTCTTGTAATCGTAATCTGTGTAAAAACACAGTTGAGACATTCAgactctgcagctgcactttCACCTGTCCAGGTAGaaatcaaacagagaaaaacagctcgaGAATCTTTtgagactcacacacagattaaAGACATATTATTCGCACCAAATAATTTATTAATCCATTATTTTGATACAGGGCAGAGGTGAATATTGATGTACTGTagtttattacattattagtaCCACTCAGGATTTACATAAAATGTTCTGTTCAACAATCAACTGGTCAATCAGAAGACATGTAAGAAGTTGTGTCACTTGTGGaatgtacaaaaataattaaaataccTCAGTCTAGTTTTCAGCAGCAACGTTAAGCTCTCAACACTTCTACCTTCACATCTTTACCTTCTCCTGATGAAGGATGGTTCAGCTCCTCTATCACTCATTTAAATAAGACGTGGTGCAAGAGAAAACATGTGGttgtagttatttttttcagttgtgtgttggtgcagcagcagatgaagctgcagagctgctggagacACAACAAGAAACCACACAGCCATCATTTTAATCTGGGATTTAGGGGGACGCCATAAAAGCAGTGAAGTAACAGGCTGTTTAGGGCTGCTCAGCCACCAAGGGacctttaaacaaataaaaaaaacaaaaaaacgttgAATGTTGAAAAATTAAATCGGTCGCCTCCATTCAGATGGAAAGTCGAGGggagtttcgtagtccacaaaacatttctggagcttcacagcaacacagcgttgcagcattctcctaaacaactgaagtagatggggactgtaatccaagtctccagaggcCCAGAGGCCCAGAGAtccaaaaatgatttgaaaagacgtcatttacacCCGTGAAACgtggtcgagcttgtgcacccacttcagacgaggTGCACTtatgggtgaactgtccctttaagtattTTTAAGATACACTTCTTGAGTTAGGACAGCCATAATCAACACTGTACAGACCACATGTTGAggttttattgattatttgagGGATTGTAATTGTCATAAATACTAAATTCTTGCAGTGCGCATTTGCACATCACAAagttaactgtagctgctggtCTTCCACTTGAATCCAGGTTTTATCTTGTGTCAGTTTACATGACACAGGGAATCTGACACAAGTAGTTTCCAGTCATTACAGACTGAAACATCAGGGCTGTTACTGACTTTAGGAGAAACGTCTGAATCCTCATATTTTCAATTGAGTCCtctctgaacacaaacacacacacacacacctgtctcttcatgtgtttggtttgttgaggaatgaaaacatacaaataaatcTGCTCATCTTGTTCACATACATTCACTCAGTTTAGGTTTTCTATACGCTTGTTTAAACTCTACAGAGTCGTCACACTTCAAACGTGTTAAGATAAGCATTAGATCACCAGTTCACATTCTCACACATTCTGCTCTTACAATCATCAGGTGTTTTCTCTGTGGCTGTTCAGCAGCGGAGTAAACGAAcaggaacaaaatgtgaaaccaAAATCACCCACgaacacacctgcagcagagtcacagaggaaacactggaggtCACAGATCTCTGAACACATACgaacaccaacactcctctcACTGCGTCTGAGCTCCAAACCTGCATATAAAAATATCTGAACCCAGCCTTCACAGAAGGTAAAACATTCAGATCCTGCATCTCTTTTCTCCGCATAACTGGAAATCTAAAACACCTCTGAAGGCATGCAAAATGTTTATGAGGTCGTGTGAGATATTTCGTTCCACCACTAATGGTGCCGTGCCGACACACTGCAGAATGTTTCCCACACAGTTTGATTTGTTAGACACAAGAGTGAAACAATAATACAGCTACATATTACCAGAAACACGTGGTTATCATCACATTATTGTAATCTCTTAATCACAGTACCACCTGTGGCCACAGGGGGGCGACACCTCTTTGAAATACTGAATAAAGAAACATTACATTAAAGGAACaggtcacccaaaaattaaaattcaccATTTACTAGTCAGCCTCATGAAAGTAGGTTGAAGTATTGTAGTCCACatcaactgaagtagctggtgACTTAataccttaaaaaataaaagcttgtctGGAGTAATCCAAgactctggaagccctgagatcccaaattgatttgaaagggCATCATTAAAATCTTGACACATGATCGCTTGTGAACGTACCTCAGACAGGATGCTGCTGACATTTTAAGGTACGCAgctaaagtcttttcaaatcaaattgggCTTCCGGAGACTGACGCCGAACGATCTGTATAACGCCGTTTTATGAATTTTCACTttgtaaaacaagtccccatctacttcagttgtttcggagaatgctgcatcgctgttttgctgtgaagctccacaaatgtttcgTGGCCTAcgaacttcacctgactttctatcaATTTAGtggtgagcagataatgactgaatttttcttttttgggtgaactgttcctttaaaggccACTtgactcatttttatttttaatgacaacaagtcattttttttttacagtttagtTACATCTGATTGAGACACACAACATATTGTTAAAAGTAATATGATCAAAAATATTTAAGTAGCAACAATGCACCATGTGGTGTCCTGATGCCCAAACAAAAAGAAGGTCGAATTGCTATAATGAATGTGTTGTTTCCTCCAGGTGGAACAGGTCGAGGCTGTATGTGGATCCGGTCTTACAACAGCGTGTGAACTGCAGCCTGCTAAACGTGAATAAGTTACTGAATTTTTGAGTTTCAAGCAACTCCATGAGGTGATTCAACAGCTTATAATAATTAACCATGTGGAGGTAAAGTATTTCCTTTCTACTAACGAGTCTGACACTTTCTCTATAAAGATAAACTGGAATGTATTATAATGTTTGTACTTTGGCCacttagattaaaaaaagacacgGCGGGCaatgattaaaatatcttccacattttttttgttagtgTTACCTGGTAATGTCatgtaataatatatatactgtataatggtGGTTAAACTGTCAGCCTAATTTATGATAAACTCCGTGGTACAAATctacttttcaacacaaaaatggttttatatatacacatttatgtaACGACGACATGTTTTGTAATTAAAAGATTACAAACAGAACTAATTAATGCTGAATAAGTAAATTAACGTGCTGATAAGGCACCTGAACCTATTTCAAAACTACAACCTTGcttacaaaataaacaactcagtgttttaatggaaaaaaacaaaacaaaggcagaCAGAATTCATACTGTGCATTATCTGCAGTGTAACGCCCCTGTTAGTGTTCTTATCAGTAGTTGTACCGGTTCATGTTCTGTATGGTCCCAGTATAGATACAGCACAGAACTAATGGTGTATTTTGACCCCAGCAGGGCCCAGAAGAGAACATGAGGTTATGTTTCTATGAGGTTCAAAGTAAACAGATTCACCTGCGTTTCAATCAGGCagcttcatttttgttttactgagtGAACAACGAGGAcgtcactcaggacggatgttacTACCAGGTTAGTCCGTAGATTTATATAGAAGAACTGGATACCAGATGCCAATGAGAACTGCTCGCCTAGCGCTTACGCCAAATATGTTTTCTGACTTCTGCGTTTACTTCCTGGTTTTGAGGCCTGTTGAATATGTGCAGTAGTTTTCCCCCCGCTGACCCCGGCACGTGAGTTCCCGCTCGGCCAATAGACTTTAAATTGAGATGACATGACAAATTTTGAAATCGCTTTTCTTAGCTTAAGGAAAGTTTTCTGCATCTGGATTAAAAACTCCaaatagaaagagtcataatctaatttgtttgcagtttgtggtgtcctgtcaacagttttgtAGTGTAGTGATGGGCAGATAGCTGAAGGTATACCAACAGTCTTAATCTGGTATGTCAGACCAGACCAGGTCTGATCAGGgcagtttgttgttgtaataCACATGTTGGCCACAAGAGGGGGAACCACTACATTATTATGGATCCGACCTCTTAGCAAGACTCTGACTGGTTTACCCTGATATTATTACCCTAACCTGGTCTCACTCCTCATGCCTCAATCTAACAATGAGGGCGACCAATCAGAGGGCAATTTAAAGAAACGATCCAGGAAAAACTAATAAAGATTATCCTGTCAAAAACTTCTTTTCACCTGTCgttaagtcataaacacaggagagtaAACACTTTAGATTGGACTTCATCACCAGAAATTTCAAGTTTTTCGTCGCACGCCGGTTATTTTTGGGGAACCCAGTGCAGAAAACTTCGATATACTTTCTCTACTCCAGATTAACTCCTTCCAAAGTCGACCAGACAGCAGCAAACGCATCAGTATCACAAGTTAGTATTAGTTCCAGGTCCGATGAGTAAACGatgatatatttctatatatttacAGTGATAATATACTTCTCAAAGCACGAGAACTCTGTGAACAACGAGAAAGTGAAAGCAGGTTACAGCAGCAAAATTTAAAGCAACAGGAGCTTCTACTGCTTCATCAGTTACAggtagtgtttgtgtttacgtAGGGCTGGACCACCTTGGAAAAGAGACTTTCGCTTGTTCAACAACCAGAAGTTACgttttaaaaacttaaatcaGAGTGAGTTTCAAGTGTACCGGCTgcacaaaagacaaaactgtTCCTGTCTGGTAAATATCCGTCCCTGTGCACCAGTTCCCTTGTGATGAGGTTAAATTATTGTACCTTTTACTGTAATCAAAGCAAAGCAGCACTGAAGTATCGTCTAAAAAACACATGGCAGTGCTGACAGTTAGTCTGTTACATGGAGACACTGGAGAAAAAATGTACCACCGCTGctgtaaggggaaaaaaaaacataaatttgcAGCTTTAACTCGTGTTAAGTACGTTTTTATCCTGCagatttgtgttatttttaaaattttaaatcatATGATGTAGATACATTACTATACAATACTGCAGAAAATCACAGCAATTTAGAACAGTCATTTTTCTACTCTACTGATACTATTATGTTGCCACAGAAGGTAACAATTAGTGAAGCACTGTCTTCTCATTTTTGGTTTCCTCTCCACACGCACAGCGTTCTTCcacaaaacccccaaaaaataaactctagtaacatatttaaaacaaatagcTTACTCACTGAGACACAAGGTCCATTTTTAATGAGGCCACTTTTTTTCGGAGGCAAGTTTTCCCGAAAGTCTTTGCGGTACGAGAATTGAGGATAATTTAAGATGGTATCAGCACGACCACAAGTCTATTTCAGAAACTTCACGGCACGACAGTCGACTGGAATCTCAAAGATCCATTTTTCTATAAACACTTACAGGTTCAGGTTGTGTGTCCAACGGGAGCCTCGCCTTGTTCCCCCACTCGTGACGAAGAACGTCCTTCCTGCTAGAAAAGCTGAGTGTTGGCAGTTAAAAGGGTTTCAGAAGAACACTGCGCTTCTTCCAAGTCACCTTTttgtaaaaacagcagcaggaacgAGAAGCGTGACTGTTTGCTGAGGCACCCGTTGGACATGACACACAATTTTGGTTTAAGTCACGCTACTATCATTGGCACCGACTTCGCACAcgtcttcatcacacacacttcGACCCAACCCTAGACCACTAAACATCCCTGATCCCTGACCCTGACTCTGAGAGATGGCGGCCATGTTGTTGCTCAGAGCAgcactgctgttgttgttgttgttgttgctgctgctgcttcctgtaGCTGAGACGCCCGTGTGCTGCGGCGACAGAACAGAGCCGGAAAGATGTGGAGAAGAAACTGACACTCCTCCTCTAACTCCTCCTCCCAGAATACCGCCCTGTCCTCCCTCACCTGCAgacaggaggaggtgaggggaagAAATCAAATCTGGCCcgtcctcacctcctcctcttctccctccctcaccaCTACTCCCGCCTTCGCTGCTCTCTCCCAGCCCGCTGCGCCTCTCGCAGTGCGAGCGGTGCCTCATGAAGCTGTCGCGCCACATGAACTTCTTGCCGCAGCCGAGGCAGTCGTACGGCTTGAGGCCTGTGTGCGTCTTCATGTGCTCCGTGAGGTGATGCTTCATCTTGAACTTCTTGGCACAGACGGGGCAGTGGAAGGGCCTCAGGTCCAGGTGCATGTTAATGTGGCGGTCCCTCATGCTCTTGTGGGTGAAGGTCTTACCACAGTGGCACATAAACACTTTCCCTGAACCCCCCGCGCTGCTGTTACTGCCACCACTTCCACCTCCGATCCCCCCACCGTCCATGCCATCAACTCCCATCCCGCCCTGCACCGACAGATGGACCGCACTGTGCTCCAGACTGGGACCTTTGAACGAGGCTCCTCCGATCATACCTCCTGCCATCCCCAGGGGAGGGGCGGCAGCGTCCAGAGAGAGTCCGGAGGCCTGGCTGTAGAGGAGGATCTGGTTCCCCTGCATGTCCAGGGGGAAGAGCTGGGCCCGGGCCGAGGCTGCAGACTGAACCTGCCCCAGCAGCGCTGAAACGGCACGGTTAGTGCTCTGGCTCTGACCTGCTGCGCTGTCGTGAAGGTGCTGGGCTAAAGTCTGGTCCATTAAACTGCCTTCAAACTTGAGGTAGTCTTCTGAAGACTGGCAGTAGTCAacctggagacagacaggggagGTTTTTATGTTTAGATCTGtaattaatgcaaaaaaaaaaaatcctctccTTTGTTGCATCAGGATAATTACTTGCAGTGAAAAATAACTATGATTTATAATACACTTTTTAGTGGTTTTAGACAGACTTCTTTATATACTGCACAATCCGCAGTGCCTGCATGTGGGACAGACAATTTATATTACACATGCACTGGCTCAGCTTGACTCGTTTTGACTCGGCACATCAGCCCAGCGTGGCAGGgctttgcatttccatcacaacaAGGCTGTGTGCTTGAAAGTTTGTCTTAAACTAATGGTGCACTTGTCTTGTCAAAGGAGCGGCTGTAAACACTCTTCCTCCCTGCTGTATTATCtaagaatcaccgctaacaaagctCTTCTTataaacatgtttcttttcctataaattcttcaaaataaaaaaacaaaaaacaaaagaaatgtcgGGTTTTGTCAACGGTAACTTAGCACGACTCtaaacaaagcaaagcaaaagcAAGAACaatgaaactgtaaaaataaagcAGAAGTTCTGCAATAATTTGAAATGTGCAGCTTTGCCGCCCTGGTGGTACCTAGTTTCACGAGGACTTCTTTCTCCACACACAAAAACTTCTGCTATTGAATATTTTGAAAGACGctataataacatgaaaactCTACGCATGGCATCTTTAAAGTGAGTCCCAGCTCACCTGTGAGTCCATGTCATTCTCAGCTCTGCTCGCCAGCTCTGCTGAAAGGCTCCTCACGTTGGAGATGTTGAAGtcgcttctctccctctctctggccagctccatctccctctcatcctcgtcctcctcgtcttctcctccctcctccccggACACTACGATGAGGTCGTCGTCCTCCATGCGTTCGGTTTTCACGACCACCCACTGTTTACGAGGCATGATGCTGGGCTGGCTGTAGGTGGGACGCTTCTGCAGTGTCAACGCTGAGTCATCGCCATCCTTTCAATTGAGTTATAATACAGTTTATGGTCTTTGCCATCAGTGAaaacgtttttattttttgtgttttcaaaatcTTTTGATTTGGTTTTGGGGATCAAGGAAAAGCAGCTTGGCTACATTTTGATGTTGATACAATATCTTcctcatgttgtgttttaaaacagatCTCAGACAGAACAacgctgatgaaaatctatctgacatcactcaggcacaaatgttaaGAAGTGGTGATGTATTAAAGTTTGATTCACGACATGTTTAATCACATTTAAggacttccttcctcattctctgacttgtggatt
It contains:
- the zbtb22b gene encoding zinc finger and BTB domain-containing protein 22b, with translation MQSLPMEVGSSSSSAPSDTSGSVVQVCFPSAQASVLDSLNRQREDGRLCDLSIHVQGHVFKAHRCVLAASSPYFHDQVLLKNMSTVSIPAVMDPLAFESVLSCAYTGQLQMLRDDIVNYLTVGSVLQMWHIVDKCTELLKEGRAGGGSSGGGVVQDGASGGGGGGSANLGCSSSNGDGSAGGGNGAGSDGGVSQAHVVESNEPQRASQPPSRPSVSESQSPSSTNYFSPRDGSSFGGGGAATAGASVDGGGASNTPSYCTPSGGEETFLNEEEEEEVEEEEEEVLYHQRKRGRGGGSGRRKKMSSVSEQEVGVSDSFGVSSYQDGDDSALTLQKRPTYSQPSIMPRKQWVVVKTERMEDDDLIVVSGEEGGEDEEDEDEREMELARERERSDFNISNVRSLSAELASRAENDMDSQVDYCQSSEDYLKFEGSLMDQTLAQHLHDSAAGQSQSTNRAVSALLGQVQSAASARAQLFPLDMQGNQILLYSQASGLSLDAAAPPLGMAGGMIGGASFKGPSLEHSAVHLSVQGGMGVDGMDGGGIGGGSGGSNSSAGGSGKVFMCHCGKTFTHKSMRDRHINMHLDLRPFHCPVCAKKFKMKHHLTEHMKTHTGLKPYDCLGCGKKFMWRDSFMRHRSHCERRSGLGESSEGGSSGEGGRRGGGEDGPDLISSPHLLLSAGEGGQGGILGGGVRGGVSVSSPHLSGSVLSPQHTGVSATGSSSSNNNNNNSSAALSNNMAAISQSQGQGSGMFSGLGLGRSVCDEDVCEVGANDSSVT